Proteins found in one Methanofollis fontis genomic segment:
- the thiI gene encoding tRNA uracil 4-sulfurtransferase ThiI, with the protein MMGTAVVRFGELFLKSEAVKRFYMRTLEQNLDYALSAAGCEHTIEVHRDRILLHGPDPERIAQAAARTFGAIDVAVCTHTGTSIPEMGEAALERARRHLHAGMTFAVRARREGVEGYTSQQIGAEVGSVIYEAIPGLSVDLTHPDYEVFVEARPFGALIYDERIPAPGGLPFGTQDRVLSLLSAGIDSPVATWMMMRRGCRITHLTMDGGRWQGKDVRDAVIRHHATLSSWCPGHPLDLIVADMEPFFDAMTAAAVPRYRCLLCKRFMFRMAEAVARQEGALAIVTGDNLGQVASQTLQNMAVIESAATMPVLRPLLTSEKNEAIEIARRIGTFDENAGDLSCAAVPRRPATQADLDAVLESEGRIDMDGIIDGALGSLRRIRAKNGRIVDPDN; encoded by the coding sequence ATGATGGGGACGGCGGTGGTCCGGTTCGGCGAACTTTTTCTCAAGAGCGAGGCCGTGAAACGCTTCTATATGCGCACACTCGAACAGAACCTGGACTATGCGCTTTCGGCGGCCGGATGCGAACATACAATCGAGGTCCACCGCGACCGCATCCTGTTGCATGGCCCGGACCCCGAAAGAATCGCGCAGGCGGCGGCAAGAACCTTCGGGGCGATCGATGTCGCCGTCTGCACGCATACCGGGACCTCCATACCCGAGATGGGGGAGGCAGCGCTCGAACGGGCGCGCCGCCACCTGCATGCCGGTATGACCTTCGCTGTCCGCGCCCGCCGGGAGGGGGTGGAGGGGTATACCAGCCAGCAGATCGGGGCCGAAGTTGGGAGCGTGATCTATGAGGCGATCCCGGGGCTCTCCGTCGACCTCACCCATCCGGACTATGAGGTGTTTGTCGAGGCGCGGCCCTTCGGGGCGCTCATCTACGACGAGCGCATACCCGCGCCCGGGGGTCTGCCCTTCGGGACACAGGACCGCGTGCTCTCCCTCCTCTCGGCCGGCATCGATTCGCCGGTTGCCACATGGATGATGATGCGGCGGGGCTGCCGGATCACCCATCTCACCATGGACGGCGGGCGCTGGCAGGGGAAGGACGTGCGGGATGCCGTGATCCGCCATCATGCCACCCTCTCCTCGTGGTGTCCGGGCCACCCCCTCGACCTGATCGTGGCGGATATGGAACCCTTCTTCGATGCGATGACCGCCGCCGCGGTGCCCCGCTACCGCTGCCTCCTCTGCAAGCGTTTCATGTTCAGGATGGCAGAGGCCGTCGCCCGGCAGGAGGGGGCGCTCGCCATCGTCACCGGCGACAACCTGGGGCAGGTCGCCTCCCAGACCCTCCAGAACATGGCGGTGATCGAATCGGCCGCCACCATGCCGGTGCTCCGCCCCCTCCTCACCTCCGAGAAGAACGAGGCGATCGAGATCGCCCGGCGGATCGGCACCTTCGATGAGAACGCCGGGGACCTCTCGTGCGCCGCCGTCCCGAGGCGTCCGGCGACACAGGCAGACCTCGACGCCGTCCTTGAGAGCGAGGGGCGCATCGATATGGACGGGATCATCGACGGTGCGCTCGGTTCGCTCCGGCGCATCAGGGCAAAAAATGGCCGGATAGTCGATCCAGACAACTAA
- the pscS gene encoding O-phospho-L-seryl-tRNA:Cys-tRNA synthase — MKCTGGIDLRDVEEMNINIDPIQAGGRLTADAMKAVISYGDGYSVCDNCGKPFRLDYINKPPIAEFHEDLAAFVGMDQARVVPGARRGFQAVAGTYVGKGDPVMLTALSHYTEFIAVENAGGIPHEIPKDAQNIIRADAAAERIEEVTRTFGRPPVLLFIDHVDYQFGNIHEVREIARVAHDYDVPVLLNGAYTVGIMPVDGKSLGVDFVIGSGHKSMAAPAPSGMLATTSERAEEVFRTTQVKGDLTGRTFGIKEVEMMGCTLMGVTLMGMMASFPHVQERVKRWDEEIEKSRIVIDALTSIEGTAVRSEMPRRHTLTRVDTSRSFDRVAETHKKRGFFLSSALKKKGIVGVIPGATKVWKFNTYGITRAQAEYVAAAYLEIAEENGLSVSPAE, encoded by the coding sequence ATGAAGTGCACCGGGGGAATCGATCTCCGTGATGTCGAAGAGATGAACATCAACATCGATCCCATCCAGGCGGGCGGGCGCCTGACCGCTGATGCGATGAAGGCGGTCATCTCCTATGGGGACGGCTACTCGGTCTGCGACAACTGCGGAAAACCGTTCAGGCTGGATTATATAAACAAACCGCCCATCGCAGAGTTCCACGAGGACCTCGCCGCCTTTGTCGGCATGGACCAGGCGCGGGTGGTTCCGGGGGCGCGCCGGGGTTTCCAGGCGGTCGCCGGCACCTATGTGGGGAAGGGCGATCCGGTGATGCTCACCGCCCTCTCCCACTACACCGAGTTCATCGCCGTCGAGAATGCCGGCGGCATCCCGCACGAGATCCCGAAGGACGCTCAGAACATCATCCGGGCCGATGCGGCGGCCGAGCGGATCGAAGAGGTAACCCGCACCTTCGGGCGTCCTCCGGTGCTGCTCTTCATCGATCACGTCGACTACCAGTTCGGCAACATCCATGAGGTGCGGGAGATCGCGCGGGTCGCCCACGACTACGACGTGCCCGTGCTGCTCAACGGCGCCTATACGGTCGGGATCATGCCCGTGGACGGCAAGAGCCTTGGAGTGGATTTTGTTATCGGTTCCGGGCACAAGAGCATGGCCGCGCCCGCCCCCTCGGGTATGCTTGCCACAACGTCTGAGCGCGCCGAGGAGGTCTTCAGGACGACGCAGGTGAAGGGTGACCTCACCGGGCGGACCTTCGGGATCAAGGAGGTGGAAATGATGGGGTGCACCCTGATGGGCGTGACCCTCATGGGGATGATGGCCTCCTTCCCGCATGTGCAGGAACGGGTGAAACGCTGGGACGAGGAGATCGAAAAGAGCCGGATCGTCATCGATGCCCTCACGTCCATCGAGGGGACGGCGGTCCGCTCGGAGATGCCCCGCCGCCACACCCTCACCCGTGTGGACACGAGCCGTTCCTTTGACCGGGTTGCAGAGACCCATAAAAAGCGCGGCTTTTTCCTCTCCAGTGCCCTCAAGAAGAAGGGGATCGTCGGCGTGATCCCCGGGGCGACGAAGGTCTGGAAGTTCAACACCTACGGGATCACCCGTGCGCAGGCGGAGTATGTCGCCGCCGCCTATCTCGAGATCGCAGAGGAGAACGGGTTGTCCGTCTCACCTGCAGAATAA
- a CDS encoding metallophosphoesterase family protein, with translation MKCVHIADTHLGLSAFNKLDPESGMNLRERLVYDNFLAATRRILEERPDAIVHAGDLFHMVKPKTRAYTTVLAALDLIRDAGVPLILIAGNHSMTKTRYTQSPFAVLEYHGAEVHAAYRYRYEMVECGDTRFHLIPNMLDPAGYRHAFDDIRIDPSSQNVLVTHGLASMLKDHRLNTVAEHEIDAAMISDAFDYIALGHYHGQVQVAPNAWYSGSIEHCTYGEIDDTKGGLVVDTVSGRAEHLSLPKTPMLNLGTISCEGMSAMEAAESVAKRLEGITAEHAMAQITLKGLNREMQRQIARSGMRESTRALLDLRIRVESVEEERTRFAGDDLRRIDFAEEFRRFVQEKHLPAGIEEYALKKGFETLTLAMQRQTEADDASE, from the coding sequence ATGAAATGTGTCCATATCGCCGATACGCACCTTGGCCTCTCGGCCTTCAATAAACTGGACCCGGAGAGCGGGATGAACCTCCGGGAACGACTGGTGTACGACAATTTTCTGGCGGCGACCCGGCGGATCCTCGAGGAGCGCCCGGACGCGATCGTCCATGCCGGCGACCTCTTCCACATGGTGAAGCCCAAGACCCGCGCCTATACGACCGTGCTTGCGGCCCTCGACCTGATCAGGGATGCGGGCGTCCCCCTCATCCTCATCGCCGGCAACCACTCGATGACAAAGACCCGCTATACCCAGTCCCCATTTGCGGTCCTCGAATACCATGGGGCCGAGGTCCACGCCGCCTACCGCTACCGCTATGAGATGGTCGAGTGCGGCGACACCCGCTTCCACCTCATCCCGAACATGCTCGATCCAGCCGGATACCGGCACGCCTTCGATGACATCAGGATCGATCCCTCCAGCCAGAATGTGCTCGTCACCCATGGTCTTGCCTCCATGCTGAAGGACCACCGCCTCAACACCGTTGCCGAGCACGAGATCGATGCGGCGATGATCTCCGATGCCTTCGACTACATCGCCCTGGGTCATTACCACGGGCAGGTGCAGGTGGCGCCCAACGCCTGGTACAGCGGGTCCATCGAGCACTGCACCTACGGCGAGATCGATGACACGAAGGGCGGTCTTGTCGTCGATACCGTCAGCGGAAGGGCGGAGCATCTCTCCCTCCCGAAGACGCCGATGCTCAATCTTGGCACCATCTCCTGCGAAGGGATGTCCGCCATGGAGGCGGCAGAGAGCGTCGCGAAGCGACTGGAGGGGATCACGGCAGAGCATGCGATGGCCCAGATCACCCTGAAGGGGCTGAACAGGGAGATGCAACGACAGATCGCACGGAGCGGCATGAGAGAGTCCACCCGTGCCCTCCTCGATCTCAGGATCCGGGTCGAGTCTGTTGAGGAGGAGCGCACCCGTTTCGCGGGAGATGACCTCCGCCGGATCGATTTTGCAGAGGAGTTCAGGCGGTTTGTACAGGAGAAACATCTCCCCGCCGGTATCGAGGAGTATGCCCTGAAAAAAGGTTTCGAGACCCTGACACTGGCAATGCAGCGGCAGACGGAGGCGGACGATGCTTCTGAATAG
- a CDS encoding AAA family ATPase, protein MLLNRLVLQNFKRYRQTEIRFADGITGIVGNNGAGKSTIIEAVFFALFGLQGGPNSAYIVSSFAGPKERCEVRLDFAVGGTEYTVRRTYRRTVSSTQHDAELFMDGRQLADGVSAVGTEVRRLLGMSPADFRHTVFAAQKDLLSLLDTQPGRRKEWFMRVLGIDRIRDESLAILKEESDRLEGDLDQIGGRLAEIDEEATGRALEGATETIRTLTAATCEREEECTRLTDQQAGRADEIAAHEGREREYLRLGEQAKAAQKEISDLQDECQRLAAEIDGCAALVAECEDLERRIPDYRQTITDYSDYEERHRKNERCRDHMEVLDTEASGLRTRITRIDTALQDIDRDTARCTALLPSVERRDEVTVALAEARKKEQRFRDAQARTATAEAHFSEIERAIASLEAEITHLREKFEECTALEAECADVESVSAEAERLERARTHVQEIERLRSAIAEEERECGRLRSGIDSLRTAIKKCGDPEEEIQTAESAVRRVSEEIIRAESERTGLQKKRQELLEWREEIRRLGPDSPCPTCTRPLHDHHATLLEDSETEAAALASSIKDLDTAIIGWKTEEAELRKRTAEIKDSAREVAEMERRIAAMEAEATTRGTHIQSCRTTILSAEEALANLGCREYDPAHHRAVQERRDALREVKIRYERLTGECAALPQKETERERLYTAAEGAIWEIDRTRREQETIRYDPGEIARFEDELNALDVDVKEFLAAEARCAQRPGLEAERNTLSGQLLKTEKHLQALSAEIEALGYDRERFEALRSAAEASRSRIERYQELRIATGHLPSLRQRQAHAGAELSAAAERFCECEKRQAALGFDPLILSALREEAKDADRRITALREEIAGRRRDISHWQEKKTGYEEKIERAAALHSKKTEIGAERERLKLTRTLISEYAAYLLGVVRGHLEGVVGDVLSEITDGRYDSVLIDDDFTPLINDMGADYPADRFSGGEQDDIAIALRIALSRYLSEVRGARDPTVLIFDEIFGSQDEERRANLIRALRTQEAHFPQILLISHIGEVQEEFETTLRVEAGPGQQSRVECVE, encoded by the coding sequence ATGCTTCTGAATAGGCTTGTCCTCCAAAACTTCAAGCGCTACCGGCAGACCGAGATCCGTTTTGCCGACGGGATCACCGGCATCGTCGGGAACAACGGGGCAGGGAAGAGCACCATCATCGAGGCGGTATTTTTCGCCCTCTTCGGGCTGCAGGGGGGACCGAATTCGGCATATATCGTCTCATCATTTGCCGGTCCGAAGGAACGGTGCGAGGTCAGACTCGATTTTGCAGTCGGGGGGACCGAGTACACCGTCAGGCGCACCTACCGGCGGACGGTGTCGTCCACCCAGCACGACGCCGAACTCTTTATGGACGGGCGGCAGCTAGCCGACGGCGTTTCGGCGGTCGGGACAGAGGTACGGCGGCTGCTGGGCATGAGTCCGGCAGATTTCAGGCATACGGTGTTTGCGGCACAGAAGGATCTCCTCTCCCTCCTCGACACCCAGCCCGGGCGGCGGAAGGAATGGTTCATGCGCGTCCTCGGGATCGACCGGATCAGGGACGAGAGTCTTGCCATCCTGAAGGAGGAGAGCGATCGGCTTGAAGGCGACCTCGATCAGATCGGCGGGCGACTGGCGGAGATCGACGAGGAGGCAACAGGCAGGGCGCTGGAGGGGGCGACAGAGACGATCCGGACCCTGACGGCGGCGACGTGCGAGAGGGAGGAGGAATGCACCCGCCTGACTGATCAACAGGCAGGGCGCGCCGACGAGATCGCCGCACATGAGGGGCGAGAGCGCGAGTATCTCCGGCTTGGAGAGCAGGCGAAGGCCGCACAAAAGGAGATCTCCGATCTTCAGGATGAGTGCCAGAGGCTTGCCGCAGAGATCGACGGATGTGCCGCCCTTGTTGCCGAGTGCGAGGATCTGGAGCGCCGAATACCGGACTATCGACAGACAATTACTGATTACTCTGACTACGAAGAGCGCCACAGGAAAAACGAGCGCTGCCGCGACCATATGGAGGTGCTCGATACCGAGGCCTCCGGTCTGCGCACCAGAATCACCAGGATCGATACCGCCCTCCAGGACATCGACAGGGATACAGCCCGGTGCACCGCCCTGCTGCCATCGGTGGAACGGCGAGACGAGGTGACGGTCGCCCTTGCAGAGGCGCGGAAAAAGGAGCAGCGTTTCCGCGATGCACAGGCCCGGACCGCAACCGCTGAGGCACATTTTTCAGAGATCGAACGGGCGATTGCCTCACTCGAAGCAGAGATCACACACCTCAGGGAAAAATTCGAGGAGTGCACAGCCCTTGAGGCCGAGTGTGCAGACGTCGAATCGGTATCAGCAGAAGCGGAACGACTGGAGAGGGCCCGAACCCATGTACAGGAGATCGAACGCCTCAGGTCTGCGATCGCAGAGGAGGAACGGGAATGCGGCCGCCTCCGGAGCGGTATCGATTCTCTCAGGACGGCGATCAAAAAATGCGGCGATCCTGAGGAGGAGATCCAGACGGCCGAGTCCGCCGTGCGCAGGGTATCAGAGGAGATAATCCGGGCGGAATCGGAACGGACCGGTCTCCAGAAAAAACGGCAGGAACTCCTCGAATGGAGGGAAGAGATCCGGAGGCTGGGACCGGATTCACCCTGCCCCACCTGCACCCGCCCCCTCCATGACCACCACGCAACCCTCCTTGAGGATTCAGAAACAGAGGCGGCGGCACTGGCCTCATCGATAAAGGACCTGGATACGGCCATCATCGGATGGAAAACAGAAGAGGCAGAACTCCGAAAACGGACCGCAGAAATCAAAGACTCTGCCCGGGAAGTTGCTGAGATGGAGCGCCGCATCGCCGCCATGGAGGCGGAGGCCACGACCAGGGGCACACACATACAGTCCTGCCGGACAACCATTCTCTCTGCAGAAGAGGCGCTTGCAAACCTGGGGTGCCGCGAGTATGATCCGGCGCACCACCGTGCGGTGCAGGAGCGGCGCGACGCCCTCCGGGAGGTGAAGATACGGTATGAACGCCTCACCGGCGAGTGCGCCGCCCTCCCTCAGAAAGAAACAGAAAGGGAACGGTTGTACACCGCAGCAGAAGGCGCCATCTGGGAGATCGATCGCACCCGCCGGGAGCAGGAGACGATCCGATACGATCCTGGCGAGATCGCACGGTTCGAGGACGAATTGAACGCCCTCGATGTGGATGTGAAGGAATTCCTGGCCGCGGAGGCACGGTGCGCCCAACGGCCCGGACTTGAGGCTGAACGGAACACCCTCTCGGGACAGTTGCTCAAAACTGAAAAACACCTTCAGGCGCTCTCTGCAGAGATTGAAGCACTCGGATATGATAGGGAGCGGTTTGAGGCGCTCAGGAGCGCTGCTGAAGCCTCCCGCTCCCGTATCGAACGCTATCAGGAGCTCAGGATTGCGACTGGCCATTTGCCCTCGCTCCGACAGCGTCAGGCGCATGCCGGTGCCGAACTCAGCGCCGCCGCGGAGCGTTTCTGCGAATGTGAAAAGAGACAGGCGGCACTCGGTTTTGATCCCCTCATACTTTCCGCCCTGCGGGAAGAAGCAAAGGACGCCGACCGGAGGATCACCGCCCTGCGGGAGGAGATCGCCGGACGGCGGCGGGACATCTCGCACTGGCAGGAGAAGAAAACAGGATATGAGGAAAAAATAGAGCGTGCGGCAGCCCTCCACAGCAAAAAGACCGAGATCGGTGCAGAACGCGAGCGCCTCAAGCTCACCCGCACTCTGATCTCCGAGTATGCCGCCTATCTCCTGGGCGTGGTGCGGGGGCACCTGGAGGGAGTGGTCGGCGACGTGCTCTCCGAGATCACCGACGGGCGCTACGATTCCGTCCTCATCGACGACGACTTCACCCCCCTCATCAATGATATGGGCGCGGATTATCCTGCCGACCGTTTTTCCGGCGGAGAACAGGACGATATCGCCATTGCACTGCGGATTGCCCTCTCCCGCTACCTCTCCGAGGTGCGGGGCGCCCGCGACCCCACCGTCCTCATCTTCGACGAGATCTTCGGGAGTCAGGACGAGGAAAGAAGGGCGAACCTGATCCGAGCACTGCGGACACAGGAGGCGCATTTCCCCCAGATACTTCTGATCTCCCATATCGGCGAGGTGCAGGAGGAGTTCGAGACAACGCTCCGCGTTGAGGCGGGCCCCGGTCAACAGAGCCGGGTGGAGTGCGTCGAATGA
- a CDS encoding DNA double-strand break repair nuclease NurA, producing MIPPEQSDLSAIMSWMERIRPSDLAQRFAREGGFDAESFQPCLPGFAGHISAVDGSNAMVLESGSFSVAAVRAVETTFHLGARVHAGETPLRLVRIGPEKTNEGYEDLYFECFGDDPLEPLENEDRSRAAAVLRDTLEYWTLSRVAAILGEGDVLLIDGTLRVNHGALRQVMKRILTDARRKGVHIAAVTKAATSTWGDGIPIVQSAEALARESGIHGPWYLEIPPHLLDAVHHREWHFESVYVASLHRCSPRAFKVDLPEGCGTTEVSAVFSALSAYADDGRVTGYPYPLFDAHRLAAITADQTESVRQELRGRMAGMGMQESDYTSYFGDYHDEFARY from the coding sequence ATGATCCCCCCCGAGCAGTCTGATCTCTCGGCGATCATGAGCTGGATGGAACGGATCCGCCCATCCGACCTGGCACAGCGGTTTGCACGAGAGGGTGGGTTTGATGCAGAATCCTTCCAGCCGTGCCTCCCCGGATTTGCCGGGCATATCTCGGCTGTCGACGGAAGCAATGCCATGGTGCTCGAGAGCGGGAGTTTCTCCGTCGCCGCCGTGAGGGCGGTCGAGACCACCTTCCATCTGGGAGCACGTGTCCATGCCGGCGAGACACCCCTTCGGCTCGTCCGTATCGGCCCGGAGAAGACGAACGAAGGGTATGAAGATCTCTATTTCGAGTGTTTTGGTGACGACCCCCTCGAACCTCTTGAAAATGAGGACCGATCCCGCGCCGCCGCCGTCCTCAGGGACACCCTCGAGTACTGGACGCTCTCCCGCGTGGCGGCGATCCTGGGGGAGGGTGACGTGCTGCTCATCGACGGCACCCTGCGGGTGAACCACGGGGCGCTCAGGCAGGTGATGAAACGGATCCTCACGGACGCACGGAGGAAGGGCGTGCATATCGCCGCGGTGACAAAGGCCGCCACCTCGACATGGGGGGACGGCATCCCGATCGTCCAGTCGGCAGAGGCGCTGGCGCGGGAGAGCGGGATCCATGGCCCCTGGTACCTGGAGATCCCTCCCCACCTCCTCGATGCCGTCCACCACCGGGAGTGGCACTTCGAGTCGGTCTATGTCGCATCCCTCCACCGCTGCTCACCGCGGGCCTTCAAAGTGGACCTGCCCGAGGGATGCGGGACGACGGAGGTATCAGCCGTCTTCTCCGCCCTCTCCGCCTATGCCGACGACGGCAGGGTGACGGGATATCCCTATCCCCTCTTCGATGCCCACCGCCTCGCAGCCATCACCGCCGATCAGACCGAGTCCGTCAGGCAGGAACTCAGGGGGCGGATGGCCGGGATGGGGATGCAGGAATCCGACTATACCTCATATTTTGGTGATTACCATGATGAATTTGCACGCTATTGA